The Christiangramia forsetii KT0803 DNA segment ACTTCTGAAGTTTCCGACCCAAACTTTGTAATTAGGAGCTTCATATGTAATTTGCGAAGGGTAGGTGTACACGTTTCTGTATTTCTGAATCACTTCATTAGCTTCGCCATTATCACCGTAGAATAATTGAATAACATAACGATCACCTATCTTATTATTTTTATTCAATTCGGTTTTAACATCCATCAATTTTTCGATCTTTTGGTTTTGTTGAATGTTAATGTTGCCTTGTTGTGCGTTCATTTCCGTGTTAAAAAGGAAAAGAATTGCTGTAAAGATGAAAAGAAATGGGAATTTTTGATTTCTCATAGTATTTGGCTTTTTGACAAATGTAAAATTAAATAACTTAAACAGGTTACAGTTTATTATTTAGAACTAATATAAATTAACCATTAACACTTATCTAACATTCCGAAAATCGTCTATAAGTATTACTTTTGTGACCGAATTTAAAGGTACCTTTTTAGGTTTTTAGCCCTAAAATACTGAGTGTAAAAACCGTACCAAAGTTTAGACGTTAATCGAACTTATAATATGAAAAAGGTGATTTTCCGCCATTCAACTTCGCGACAACTACTATTAAGCGTAGCATTCTTATTTACATTTACCCTATCTGGTTTTTCGCAAGCTCAGGCAGCACAAGACACGACAGCTCAAGCTGAAGCTGGTCAGGAGACTGCGGCAGCAGATGCTGCGGCTTCAGGTTTAGGGGATGCAGCAGCAGGTAAAGAATTATTTAATTCTTTGTGTGCCGCATGTCATAAACCGTATTCAAATTCTATTGGTCCTGCATTAAATGGAGCTACAGATAGGCATGAAATGGATTGGTTGTATGAGTGGATCAAAAACTCAGCAGCTTTAATCGCTAGTGGTGATTCTGAGGCGAATGCTATTTACGAAGAGTGGGGGCAAACGGCAATGCCAGCTTTCCCTCAATTGTCTAACGATGATATCGATAATATCCTTGCTTATGTAGAGCAGCCAAAACCTGAACCACAAGCTGCGGCTGGAGGTGTTGCTGGTGAAGCAGGAGCTTCCGGAGGATCTGGTGGAGTTTCTACCGATGTGATCCTTGGTATCCTGGTATTTGTATTGGCGATTCTTTTATTGGTTTTATTCCTGGTGAATAAAACACTTAGAAATTTCGCGGATGCTTCAGGAATCGTAATTCCTGAGAAACCAAAAAGAAAACCAATTCATCAGGCATTTGTTGAAAACCAGTTTTTAGTATTGGTAAGTTCAATATTTGTTCTTCTAGCGGTGGGTTATTTTGCTTATGGATTTTTGATGCAGGTTGGTGTGGATAAAGGCTATCAGCCAATTCAGCCGATTCATTACTCGCACAGGATTCATGCTGGTGATAATGAGATTGAGTGTAAATACTGTCACTCTTCCGCAAGAACTTCTAAGCAGTCAGGTATTCCTTCTCTTAATGTTTGTATGAACTGTCATAAATCCATTGCAGAGGTTGCGCCTGAAACAGCTACAGAAGATTATTCAAAAGAATTTTACGATAAAGAAATTTCGAAGTTATATGATGCCGTTGGGTGGGATCCTGCTTCCAGAACCTATTCTGGTGAGGAAAAGCCTGTGAAATGGATTCGTATTCATAATCTTCCGGATTTTGCATATTTCAATCACTCTCAGCACGTAAGTGTAGCCGGCATTGAATGTCAAAAATGTCACGGGCCTATTGAGGAGATGGAAATTGTTTATCAAAATGCTCCTTTAACTATGGGATGGTGTATTAACTGTCACCGTGAAACTAATATCCGCGTAGAGGGTAATGAGTATTACGAAAAGATCCATGAGGAGTTATCTAAAAAATATGGTGTAGAAGAGCTTACTGCTGCTCAGATGGGCGGATTGGAATGTGGTAAGTGTCACTATTAAAATCCTGGAATTCAGGTATAATTAAAGAAGCTAATATCTAGATATAATATGTCATCAAACAAGAAATACTGGAAAAGTGTTGAAGAGCTAAATGAAGATAGCTCTGTTGTTGAGACGCTCCAGCACAAGGAATTTGCTGAGGATATTCCTGTAGAGGATTTCCTTGGTGATAAAGAGAATCTTGGAGATTCTAAAACTTCAAGAAGGGATTTCCTTAAGTATGTTGGGTTCAGTACAGCAGCAGCATCACTGGCTGCCTGCGAAGGCCCCGTGACTAAGTCTATTCCTTACGTGGTGCAGCCGGAAAGGATTGTGCCTGGAATCGCGAATTATTACGCCTCTACAATTGCTGATGGTTTCGACTTTGCAAGTGTATTGGTGAAAACTCGTGAGGGTCGACCTATAAAAATTGAAAACAATGATCTGTCGAAGTTTAAAGGTGGGGCTAATGCTCGTGTCCATGCTTCGGTACTTTCATTATATGATACAAAAAGGGTGAAACGCCCAATGATTGAAGGTAGAAATGTTTCCTGGGAAGAATTTGACCGTGAGGTTGGGTCTGCTTTGGATAATGCTGGTGGAGAAATTGTGCTGCTTACGCAGACATTTGCCAGTCCTTCAACATCAAAACTTATTCAGGAGTTTTCTTCTAAATATGGAAATGTACGACACGTTGTGTATGATACGGTTTCAGAAGATGCTGCCTTGAATGCGTTTCAGTCTAAATATGGAAGACGTGCATTGCCAAATTACGACTTTTCAAAAGTGAAAACAGTAGTTGGGGTAGGTGCAGATTTTCTTGCAGACTGGCACGGAGGCGGTTTTGATGCTGCTTTCGCGAAAACAAGAATTCCTGAAAATGGTAAGATGTCTCGCCATATTCAGTTTGAATCTAATATGTCTTTAACCGGTGCAAATGCAGATAAGCGTGTGCCTTTAAAGCCATCTGAGCAAAAAGCGGTAATGGCTGCTTTAAGAGGGTATGTTGCCGGTGG contains these protein-coding regions:
- a CDS encoding SPOR domain-containing protein, producing MRNQKFPFLFIFTAILFLFNTEMNAQQGNINIQQNQKIEKLMDVKTELNKNNKIGDRYVIQLFYGDNGEANEVIQKYRNVYTYPSQITYEAPNYKVWVGNFRSRLEADRALLKVKETFPSAFIPKPQRK
- a CDS encoding c-type cytochrome, yielding MKKVIFRHSTSRQLLLSVAFLFTFTLSGFSQAQAAQDTTAQAEAGQETAAADAAASGLGDAAAGKELFNSLCAACHKPYSNSIGPALNGATDRHEMDWLYEWIKNSAALIASGDSEANAIYEEWGQTAMPAFPQLSNDDIDNILAYVEQPKPEPQAAAGGVAGEAGASGGSGGVSTDVILGILVFVLAILLLVLFLVNKTLRNFADASGIVIPEKPKRKPIHQAFVENQFLVLVSSIFVLLAVGYFAYGFLMQVGVDKGYQPIQPIHYSHRIHAGDNEIECKYCHSSARTSKQSGIPSLNVCMNCHKSIAEVAPETATEDYSKEFYDKEISKLYDAVGWDPASRTYSGEEKPVKWIRIHNLPDFAYFNHSQHVSVAGIECQKCHGPIEEMEIVYQNAPLTMGWCINCHRETNIRVEGNEYYEKIHEELSKKYGVEELTAAQMGGLECGKCHY